One region of Coregonus clupeaformis isolate EN_2021a chromosome 31, ASM2061545v1, whole genome shotgun sequence genomic DNA includes:
- the bahcc1b gene encoding BAH and coiled-coil domain-containing protein 1 isoform X1, translated as MQDDLSEVHKRDYCIWAAFDASGFSSGLGDLSLLDRMESRDFAPPHHLLTERGALVHHAASRIAPGGHSTVQHPAHFQPGKYYSSHISMAPHSGASFMGSFLASSLGSPQSHPSGPPASPSSPSYRGGPHSSASPIWFPHSHEGYPRYSGGLTSPFLPMSHLDHHSNSSVLYGQHRFYDTQKDHFYLRSLPSQPPLLSTNHSLPTLSRTAPGHPLGSCSRETDSGEGGGGGGPQKSSKEPGMMEKSVSKEKERSSSKERPQESKERHHHPNHQHQPHSLSHPHFLPTHIGEEDHRHKTPNLPTEYRDDPAKHGNDPLNQGSKHMTNCAQLSKLSNGDSGSGSKGGSLNSCGGGGEGGSRPQGSGSGGARRCSKEGGVSGEMRISETLPSSSSDCLRRAAMMGPHNPHAMASYSMPPPPLPPPLHMGPAVGGGWLHHPHHPHHPHPEFYCPPPPLTLTPPKDRGSGREAKVSGPTYVPSVGPFGDMGSPDCRGAGGGVGGSGAKDVKGAEKSGGGGRGGGSSESLHSLLHPHHPQSSNCQRKLSSQTQQPQPHQQQLGYGKADKPPDWNQNHKYNHHSQNYQPNSQSQPQPHNPNPQSHHPNPQPGPRTCSLEASSSRGDLEVLEVYRPSLPLEAQSAYPGAGHHATKTGPYASTPPFRDCSHSAPPEGKGGSGGSAQRKGQKVARIRHQQHSSHGSGSGSDGSGTERGREGGRQSQNQNGEGGVVMGYGGQTPSTLHPWGVLRGPQEDERRMSPHTESYPDNRTQNHHDQQQSMTAPHPSHPHSHHSSHSSPHLEGESSAMKNLMNYSSQQPLLLSQRSPFGGLGCLKQGGERGVKGGRPSAPQDPPKQPLPPRRGSTSEGERMDGGGRGERETGETHGEGEVRQPPVGIAVAVARQREPLQRPSDTLPGHSRQGRVLPSIKGVSRSVYPLGREAEERKRMTEEQLSLHHLDRDRELLIRENKERGEFARIHPSSSCHGDLTSHLLVPGRASQLGGDPSAHAHHHWMQRTGSPSLWMGHSYGLSHAALHQSMGPGFGPGLPSPLQPVLPLSQDPSGSLVVLPSEPGAHHHLDVMDQSALWPSVYGARGPSPHMQHHAVYSRSPFLRQQELYALQHQHHQQQHRAMEHMHRQHTLSQRKAEDTTITIDDPPLHETSRTSRAAKPFSHTAPSKTTTPSQGVCPSSRQSPCCNSPSRRPHPHNRLNPAPSPVAAAPRSPALSPAPSHLLKGVERGERGEGQPPQDYPQSLEPDLPPGYTYPEIAMGYKAGPSPEEARLAEHADLEVEPAEPCPKPHPHTVNILEDEEVKTEKKENGCKVVEREREGAEVEGQAVSEPPLFGSGVKTPEMVSCPAQVSTSASSPVTLPAPSLAPVSASEDAQKGEVSVGSLAQPAGLKDPQPAQAKKDEEKEESSAELKNNHLPDCTFSLPLELTGHGEKEEREKGEEVEEKKEEEGGRMSTSEASVELLSRPWPSPAPTPTAAAASTLTLSDDPCIWSLELLIAAALCATRDARYPPVPPSNTPLPAPCPLPHRGMEILGELAELGILQRNREKERETGSEDVLTFDLLSLATLAAARSLELGGGATGRGEVQHCTVRRTLNLRQKCSWMPRHEPVCPVKGAMEMMDEAELAMRVQLAEIQRRYKEKQRELAKLQRKHDHQKAETSHSPVRRGPGRPRKRKSTPGPSGSDGPKRLRAADVEAEGGGEKRRKRMTNHGFLKRRRGRPSLSSRLARRVTQLKQKAVAQRGAPSGGMHRRRGDPRPVAHANCRESDTAANTSSTQQDWVPNQVVRRRRRGRPKVKLSGPSTRVLRRVGRASVNQEVNEGKSNSETSGQEEEEEGGYESDKGTNDVKTTTPSSKDTTINTAAIGPVTKLQANQKARSKKERQGDDASMPSAELRMRGAPCRPRPASADHRYPELQEPQGARRGPAHSWRASSVGNSLQDSRGIQGALAEAEMKSSGPQSILGQRRGCWLEAETQREDTSRGRRSRKKPAKGRAVSRLLESFAADEGFRLDEDSSFSEGEEEDMEHTSHTHRAPALLNCVLSREMLVDGLKVLISKEDELLYAARLHTLDLPDIFSVVIEGERGNRPRIYSLEQLLEEAVLDVRPQTEAILTAGMRVCAYWSERSRCLYPGYVHRGGPGEEEKEGSVMVEFDDGDRGRISLPNIRLLPPGYQIHCAEPSPALLSPGRRGRRSSTQDSRDKPTERPTNGEAGGRSQKRRPVGRPKKVKPGANSSTTTSSESVTRGNTSSLSWPAKRLPADFFLFNGTSRKTHRVGRQQDLGVFHRPATHPFAPPAPLKGIFSSPFEIDSFSSIANGYAGAFGTGTHRPVTTVMPLGLRDSVTMPTVPSNRKSSDRDRKQFLVKLDHEGVTSPKTKNGKALLRLGGGRGHKGPSAGVGGAPLRYIHSALVVKDRKKGGGESGVSRSELLLKGAPALIKGLPSSGLGGLGGEFGALDCPSDCPSSYSELDEDDDDGDEDVARRRAAAAGAGRFLSRLSVCSSSSSSSSSSGSLSSSSLCSSDNDSSYSSDEEESSSLLLHRALLQQQKHKHRQSLTSNPLTPDPSPNPASSASTQPHAYVAKSAMAITGGSKVRGSDRGEDRKEYTSKGRTNNSSSAAKSQTKRRDGPGSNTHIATPNTHTLTPNTHTSTPNTPASQPNPPKDHPAAKRQRMLSPDPHPNMSALLPGHQLWKWSGNPTQRRGLKGKARKLFYKAIVRGGETVRVGDCAVFLSPGRPQLPYVGRVESLWESWSSSMVVRVKWFYHPEETRLGKRHHDGKHALYQSSHEDENDVQTISHRCQVVNRAEYEHLIRRRKSGGGAQDLFYLAGTYEPTTGQLVSAEGVAIVP; from the exons AGGAACCGGGGATGATGGAAAAGAGTGTgtcgaaagagaaagagagatccaGCAGCAAAGAGAGACCCCAGGAGAGCAAAGAGAGACATCATCATCCCAACCATCAACATCAGCCTCATTCGCTTTCTCACCCCCACTTCCTCCCCACTCACATTGGTGAGGAGGACCACAGACACAAAACCCCCAACCTGCCCACGGAATACAGGGACGACCCCGCAAAGCACGGAAACGACCCCTTAAACCAGGGCTCCAAACACATGACTAACTGTGCTCAACTTAGTAAACTATCCAATGGTGACTCTGGGTCTGGGTCCAAGGGCGGGTCCCTGAACAGCTGTGGAGGTGGAGGTGAAGGGGGTAGCAGACCCCAGGGGAGTGGTAGTGGGGGGGCGAGACGATGCTCCAAGGAAGGTGGTGTGAGTGGGGAGATGAGGATAAGTGAAACTCTTCCCTCCTCCTCGTCAGACTGTCTGCGTCGAGCAGCCATGATGGGACCCCACAACCCCCATGCCATGGCTTCCTACTCCATGCCGCCCCCGCCCCTTCCTCCACCACTACATATGGGGCCTGCTGTGGGAGGGGGCTGGCTGCACCATCCTCACCACCCCCATCACCCCCACCCTGAGTTCtactgcccccctccccccctcaccctcacccccCCTAAAGACAGAGGATCAGGGAGGGAGGCGAAAGTCTCTGGCCCAACGTACGTCCCCTCAGTCGGGCCTTTTGGGGACATGGGGTCCCCTGACTGCCGTGGTGCTGGAGGAGGAGTAGGTGGAAGCGGAGCTAAGGATGTAAAAGGGGCAGAGaagagcggaggaggaggaagaggaggaggctcTAGTGAAAGTCTTCATTCTCTTcttcatcctcatcatcctcagTCTAGTAACTGCCAGAGGAAGCTGTCGTCCCAGACGCAGCAGCCCCAGCCCCATCAACAGCAGCTGGGCTACGGCAAGGCAGACAAGCCCCCAGACTGGAACCAGAACCACAAATACAACCACCACAGCCAGAACTACCAGCCCAACTCCCAGTCTCAACCTCagccccataaccctaacccccagtCCCACCACCCTAACCCCCAGCCCGGGCCTCGCACCTGCAGCCTAGAGGCCTCTTCCTCCAGGGGAGACTTGGAGGTCCTAGAGGTCTACCGGCCCTCCCTGCCTCTTGAAGCCCAGAGCGCTTACCCCGGGGCTGGGCACCACGCCACCAAGACTGGGCCCTACGCCAGCACCCCGCCCTTCCGGGACTGTTCCCACTCAGCTCCTCCTGAGGGAAAGGGGGGGTCGGGGGGGAGTGCCCAAAGAAAGGGGCAGAAGGTTGCTAGGATAAGGCACCAGCAGCACAGTAGTCATGGCAGCGGGTCGGGTTCTGATGGATCAGGcactgagagggggagagagggggggaggcagAGCCAAAATCAGAATGGTGAGGGTGGTGTTGTCATGGGGTACGGGGGTCAAACGCCCTCCACACTGCACCCCTGGGGGGTACTGAGAGGTCCCCAAGAGGACGAGAGGAGGATGTCCCCCCACACAGAGTCCTACCCCGATAACAGGACTCAAAACCACCATGACCAACAGCAGTCTATGACAGcacctcacccctctcacccccactctcaccactcctcccactcctccccccacctagagggagagagcagcgccATGAAGAACCTAATGAACTACAGTTCCCAGCAGCCTTTGCTGCTCTCCCAGAGGAGTCCCTTCGGGGGGCTGGGCTGCCTGAAACAAGGGGGCGAGAGGGGAGTGAAAGGGGGTAGACCCAGCGCCCCTCAGGACCCCCCCAAACAGCCCCTACCCCCTAGGAGAGGGTCCACCAGCGAGGGggaaaggatggatggagggggaagaggggagagggagacgggggaGACACACGGGGAGGGGGAGGTGCGACAGCCCCCTGTGGGTATAGCTGTGGCGGTCGCCCGGCAGAGAGAGCCCCTCCAACGCCCCTCTGACACCCTCCCAGGACACAGCCGACAGGGCAGGGTGTTGCCCAGCATCAAAG GTGTTTCTCGCTCTGTGTACCCGCTGGGCCGGGAGGCAGAAGAGAGGAAAAGGATGACCGAGGAGCAGCTGAGCCTTCATCACCTCGACCGAGACAGAGAACTCCTCATCAGGGAAAACAAGGAGAGAGGGGAGTTTGCCAGGATCCACCCATCCAGCAGTTGCCATGGTGACCTGACCTCTCACCTTCTGGTGCCCGGCAGGGCCAGCCAATTAGGTGGAGACCCTTCTGCTCATGCCCACCACCATTGGATGCAGCGGACTGGAAGTCCCTCCCTTTGGATGGGCCATTCATATG GTCTGAGCCATGCGGCGCTGCACCAGAGTATGGGCCCAGGGTTTGGCCCTGGCCTGCCCAGCCCCCTGCAGCCTGTGCTGCCTCTGTCCCAGGACCCCTCTGGCTCCCTGGTGGTCCTGCCCTCGGAGCCTGGAGCACACCACCACCTGG atgtgATGGACCAGTCAGCTTTGTGGCCCTCGGTCTATGGAGCACGGGGCCCCTCCCCCCACATGCAGCATCACGCTGTTTACTCCCGTTCGCCGTTCCTACGGCAACAGGAGCTCTACGCCCTGCAGCATCAGCACCACCAGCAACAACACAGGGCCATGGAGCACATGCACCgacaacacacactctcacag aggaaggcagaggacaCCACTATCACCATTGACGACCCTCCTCTCCACGAGACTTCGAGAACCTCCCGTGCTGCTAAGCCCTTCTCCCATACCGCTCCCTCCAAGACCACCACTCCCTCCCAGGGTGTGTGTCCCAGCAGCCGCCAATCACCCTGCTGTAACTCCCCTTCCAGGAGACCACACCCCCATAACCGTTTAAACCCCGCCCCCAGCCCTGTGGCTGCAGCCCCGAGATCCCCAGCTCTAAGCCCCGCCCCCTCACACCTGTtgaaaggagtggaaagaggggaaagaggagaggggcagCCTCCTCAGGATTACCCACAATCCTTAGAGCCAG aTCTTCCGCCAGGTTACACCTATCCAGAAATTGCCATGGGTTACAAGGCTGGTCCTTCCCCAGAGGAGGCCCGATTGGCTGAACATGCTGATCTGGAGGTGGAGCCAGCTGAACCCTGTCCTAAGCCCCACCCACACACCGTGAATATTTTGGAGGATGAGGAGGTGAAAACGGAGAAGAAGGAGAACGGGTGTAAAGTTGTAGAAAGGGAACGAGAAGGAGCAGAGGTGGAGGGGCAAGCAGTATCTGAGCCCCCACTATTTGGCAGTGGAGTGAAGACTCCTGAAATGGTGTCTTGTCCTGCCCAAGTTTCAACCTCAGCCTCATCCCCAGTCACACTTCCAGCTCCATCTCTAGCCCCAGTCTCTGCTTCTGAGGATGCCCAGAAAGGAGAGGTCTCTGTGGGCAGCCTGGCCCAGCCAGCTGGCTTGAAGGACCCACAACCAGCACAGGCGAAGAAAGATGAGGAGAAAGAGGAAAGTTCAGCAGAGTTGAAAAATAACCACCTACCAGATTGTACTTTTTCCCTGCCTCTTGAGCTAACTGGAcatggggagaaggaggagagagagaagggtgaggaggtggaggagaagaaggaggaggagggaggtaggatGAGTACGAGTGAAGCCTCTGTGGAGTTACTAAGCAGACCCTGGCCCTCTCCAGCCCCAACACCAACCGCAGCCGCAGCCTCCACCCTCACCCTCAGTGATGATCCCTGCATCTGGAGTCTGGAGCTTCTTATTGCCGCAGCATTGTGTGCCACCCGGGATGCCCGCTACCCCCCTGTGCCCCCCTCCAACACACCCCTGCCCGCCCCGTGCCCACTCCCACACCGAGGCATGGAGATACTGGGAGAGTTGGCTGAGCTGGGGATACTGCAGAGgaacagggagaaggagagagagacaggaa GTGAGGATGTTTTGACCTTTGACCTGCTTAGCCTGGCGACACTGGCTGCGGCCCGCAGTCTGGAGCTGGGGGGAGGAGCtacagggaggggggaggtgcAGCACTGTACCGTCAGAAGGACCCTCAACCTGCGACAGAAATGTAGCTGGATGCCTCGCCACGAGCCG GTGTGTCCGGTGAAGGGTGCCATGGAGATGATGGATGAGGCGGAGCTAGCGATGCGAGTGCAGCTAGCGGAGATCCAGAGACGTtacaaagagaaacagagagagttaGCCAAGCTGCAGAGAAAACATGACCACCAGAAAGCAGAGACCTCTCACAGCCCTGTTCGCAGAGGGCCTGGTCGCCCCCGGAAACGCAAGTCTACCCCCGGTCCCAGCGGCTCAGATGGCCCCAAGAGACTCAG GGCGGCGGATGTGGAAGCAGAAGGGGGCGGAGAGAAGCGGAGGAAGAGGATGACCAATCATGGCTTCCTCAAGAGGAGGAGAGGTCGTCCCAGCCTGAGCTCCAGACTAGCACGGAGGGTGACCCAGTTGAAGCAGAAAGCTGTGGCCCAGAGAGGTGCACCGTCAGGGGGCATGCACCGCCGCAGAGGGGACCCTAGACCTGTAGCCCACGCAAACTGCAGAGAGAGTGACACag CAGCCAATACATCCAGTACCCAGCAGGACTGGGTGCCCAATCaggtggtgaggaggaggaggagaggtcggCCAAAGGTCAAACTGAGCGGACCATCGACCAGAGTCCTCCGCAGAGTGGGCAGGGCCTCTGTGAACCAGGAAGTGAACGAGGGGAAGAGCAACAGCGAGACCTCCGGCCAGG aggaggaagaggaggggggctATGAAAGCGACAAAGGAACCAATGACGTCAAGACGACGACACCATCCTCCAAAGACACGACAATAAACACTGCTGCGATTGGCCCAGTCACTAagcttcaagccaatcagaaagccAGGAGCAAGAAGGAGAGGCAAGGTGATGATGCGAGCATGCCCAGTGCGGAGCTGAGGATGAGAGGAGCCCCCTGCAGGCCGCGCCCTGCTTCTGCAGACCATAGATACCCAGAGCTCCAGGAGCCACAGGGGGCTAGGAGAGGACCTGCACACAGCTGGAGGGCCTCGTCAGTGGGCAACAGCCTACAGGACAGCAGGGGGATCCAGGGAGCTCTGGCGGAGGCTGAGATGAAGAGTTCAGGACCACAAAGCATTCTGGGACAG AGGAGAGGCTGCTGGCTGGAGGCTGAGACCCAGAGAGAGGACACCAGCAGGGGCAGGAGGAGCAGGAAGAAACCG GCTAAAGGGCGTGCGGTGAGCCGGCTGCTGGAGAGCTTTGCGGCTGACGAAGGATTCCGATTGGACGAGGACAGTAGCTTctccgagggggaggaggaagacatggagcatacatctcacacacacagagcaccag cactGCTTAACTGTGTGCTGAGCAGGGAGATGCTGGTGGATGGTCTGAAGGTGTTGATATCTAAGGAGGATGAGCTGCTGTATGCTGCCCGACTACACACTCTGGACCTGCCTGACAT atTCAGTGTAGTGAtcgagggggagaggggaaacaGACCTAGGATCTACTCTCTAGAACAGCTATTAGAGGAAGCGGTGTTGGATGTGCGGCCGCAGACGGAAGCCATCTTGACTGCCGGGATGCGTGTTTGTGCCTACTGGAGCGAACGCTCCCGCTGCCTCTACCCTGGATACGTCCACAGAGGGGGtccgggagaggaggagaaggagggcagTGTGATGGTGGAGTTTGATGATGGAGACAGAGGAAGAATCTCTCTGCCCAACATACGCCTGCTGCCCCCAGGGTACCAGATACACT gtgCGGAGCCATCTCCAGCCCTGCTCTCACCTGGTCGTCGTGGTCGCAGAAGCTCCACCCAGGACAGTAGAGACAAGCCCACAGAGAGACCAACCAATggggaggcaggagggaggaGCCAGAAGCGGAGACCAG TAGGACGACCCAAAAAGGTCAAGCCAGGGGCCAATAGTTCCACCACAACATCATCAGAGAGCGTAACCAGGGGTAACACTTCCTCGTTAAGCTGGCCAGCAAAGAGACTTCCAGCGGACTTCTTCCTGTTCAACGGGACGTCCCGTAAAACCCACCGAGTGGGTCGCCAGCAAGACCTGGGGGTGTTCCACCGCCCAGCCACACACCCCTTCGCCCCTCCCGCACCCCTCAAGGGCATCTTCAGTTCCCCATTCGAGATCGACTCCTTCAGTAGCATCGCCAATGGTTACGCTGGAGCCTTCGGAACCGGAACCCACCGGCCTGTAACCACGGTTATGCCTctggggctgagggactctgtcACCATGCCAACAGTGCCCTCCAACAGGAAGTCGAGCGACAGGGACAGAAAACAGTTCCTGGTGAAGCTGGATCACGAGGGCGTGACGTCGCCCAAAACCAAGAATGGGAAAGCTCTGCTGCGTCTGGGGGGCGGCAGGGGGCACAAGGGTCCCTCTGCAGGGGTGGGGGGTGCACCCCTGAGGTACATCCACTCTGCCCTGGTGGTGAAGGACAgaaagaaaggaggaggagagagtggagtgtCCAGGTCTGAGCTGCTCCTGAAGGGGGCTCCAGCTCTCATAAAGGGGCTCCCCTCATCTGGTTTAGGAGGTCTGGGGGGAGAGTTTGGAGCTCTGGACTGTCCCAGCGACTGCCCCAGCTCTTACTCTGAGctggatgaggatgatgatgatggagatgAAGACGTAGCTCGGAGGAGAGCAGCAGCGGCGGGCGCGGGACGTTTCCTCTCCCGTCTCTCCGtctgctcctcctcttcctcgtcttcctcctcctctggctccctctcttcctcctccctctgttcttccGACAATGACTCCTCCTACTCCTCAGATGAAGAAGAGTCTTCATCCCTCCTTCTCCACCGAGCACTGCTCcagcagcagaaacacaaacacagacagagcttgacctctaaccccttaacccctgacccctcCCCTAACCCCGCCTCCTCAGCCTCGACCCAACCACACGCCTACGTTGCCAAGTCAGCCATGGCCATCACCGGAGGTTCAAAGGTGAGAGGAagtgacagaggagaggacaggaaggAGTACACATCAAAGGGGAGGACTAATAATAGCAGTAGCGCAGCCAAAAGCCAAACCAAGAGGAGAGATGGACCTGGCTCCAATACACACATTGCgactcccaacacacacactctgactcccaacacacacacttcgACCCCCAACACCCCGGCCTCTCAGCCCAACCCTCCCAAGGACCACCCAGCAGCCAAGAGGCAGAGGATGTTGTCACCGGACCCCCATCCCAATATGTCCGCCCTCCTGCCGGGTCACCAGCTGTGGAAGTGGTCTGGAAACCCCACGCAG AGGCGTGGTCTGAAGGGTAAGGCCCGTAAGTTGTTCTACAAGGCGATCGTGCGTGGTGGTGAGACGGTGCGTGTGGGGGACTGTGCTGTGTTCCTGTCCCCCGGTCGGCCCCAGCTGCCCTACGTAGGGCGGGTGGAGAGCCTCTGGGAGTCCTGGTCCTCCAGCATGGTGGTCAGGGTCAAGTGGTTCTACCATCCTGAGGAGACACGCCTGGGGAAGAGGCACCACGACGGAAAG CATGCCTTGTACCAGTCAAGCCACGAGGATGAGAATGACGTCCAGACCATCTCCCACCGCTGTCAGGTGGTCAACCGTGCCGAGTACGAGCACCTGATCCGCAGACGCAAGTCAGGGGGCGGAGCTCAGGACCTGTTCTACCTGGCCGGGACCTACGAACCAACCACAGGCCAGCTAGTCAGCGCCGAAGGCGTGGCCATCGTCCCCTAG